From the Leptospira sp. WS60.C2 genome, one window contains:
- a CDS encoding YbaB/EbfC family nucleoid-associated protein, which translates to MFGGAGGNKFDMLKQMKKMRSQVKTMEKELAGLNFVGISKNKLLSVTLDGKFQMKSIQIEDELLEKKDKNLLERSIQEAYTKALQDAQAGAAKQMQAMGGFPGLGI; encoded by the coding sequence ATGTTCGGTGGAGCAGGTGGAAACAAGTTTGATATGCTCAAACAGATGAAAAAAATGCGCTCGCAAGTGAAAACCATGGAAAAGGAACTTGCTGGTCTCAATTTCGTGGGAATTTCAAAAAATAAACTTCTTTCGGTTACGTTGGATGGGAAATTTCAAATGAAATCCATTCAAATTGAAGATGAACTTTTGGAAAAAAAGGATAAAAATCTTCTCGAACGTTCGATCCAAGAAGCTTACACGAAAGCGCTCCAGGATGCACAAGCGGGTGCTGCAAAACAAATGCAAGCCATGGGTGGGTTTCCAGGTTTAGGGATATAA
- a CDS encoding cyclic nucleotide-binding domain-containing protein, whose protein sequence is MIHPNSNYKRIWDLFVFCCITYFAIEVPIRLVFHHKLSSGVTPFERFIQIIFGIDLILNFFTAIIKDRLLIQNRKIIAKSYLKTWFLIDFLSAFPFDLFGGFFFEYFGVTDSLKILRLLRSVRVFELFKSLRMLALGADSEDRFKLLEVINPMTFRLIFFIYWTTLFAHWVACGWIHLSPEFIPDKDMVTRYIRALYWSVTTLTTIGYGDITPTTNPQTIYTMGVMILGVGIYGYVIGNIATLLSNLDISRVTFQEKLNTINSFIKYKKLPPHLANRIRSYYINLWENKHGIDEKEIWDQLPSGIKIDVSMFLHNHLISVVPFFKQAPEELKREVVLELKPAYYMKGDVIFREGDVPHNMYFLSKGHVEVIKEKTGELLATLNSGSFFGEMSLIDDSLRTATIKAGSYCDVYTLSRDAFQEILKHHPSFATHIQHIASERKQHQASFTIPKEPNSNS, encoded by the coding sequence ATGATCCATCCAAATTCAAACTACAAACGAATCTGGGATCTATTTGTATTTTGTTGCATAACGTATTTCGCAATTGAAGTTCCAATTCGCCTCGTATTCCATCATAAATTGTCGTCTGGTGTTACGCCTTTTGAGCGCTTCATCCAAATCATTTTTGGAATCGACCTTATTTTAAATTTCTTTACTGCCATCATCAAGGATAGACTGCTCATCCAAAATCGAAAAATCATTGCCAAATCTTATCTCAAAACCTGGTTTCTCATCGATTTTCTTTCCGCCTTTCCCTTTGATTTATTTGGTGGATTTTTCTTTGAATACTTTGGAGTCACCGATAGCCTAAAGATCCTCCGTTTGCTTCGATCAGTTCGTGTGTTTGAATTGTTTAAGTCCCTTCGAATGCTTGCACTTGGTGCCGACTCAGAGGATCGATTTAAGTTATTGGAAGTGATCAATCCAATGACATTTCGTCTGATATTTTTTATCTATTGGACGACACTCTTTGCTCATTGGGTTGCATGCGGGTGGATCCATTTGAGTCCAGAGTTTATCCCAGACAAAGACATGGTCACTCGTTACATTCGTGCCTTATATTGGTCAGTTACGACTCTCACAACCATTGGTTATGGGGACATAACTCCTACTACCAATCCTCAAACCATATACACAATGGGAGTGATGATTCTAGGTGTGGGTATTTATGGATATGTGATTGGAAATATCGCCACACTCTTATCTAATTTAGACATTTCGCGTGTTACGTTCCAAGAGAAGTTAAATACCATAAATTCTTTTATAAAGTATAAAAAATTACCACCACACCTTGCAAATCGTATTCGTTCCTATTATATCAATCTATGGGAAAACAAACATGGAATTGATGAAAAAGAAATTTGGGACCAACTCCCATCCGGAATTAAAATAGATGTCTCTATGTTCTTGCACAACCACCTAATTTCGGTTGTCCCATTTTTCAAACAGGCTCCAGAAGAATTAAAACGGGAAGTTGTATTAGAATTAAAACCTGCATATTATATGAAAGGTGATGTCATCTTTCGCGAAGGGGATGTTCCGCATAATATGTATTTTTTATCCAAAGGTCATGTGGAAGTGATCAAAGAAAAAACGGGCGAGTTACTTGCTACCTTAAATTCTGGATCCTTTTTTGGAGAGATGAGTCTCATTGATGACTCACTCAGAACTGCTACGATCAAAGCAGGTTCCTACTGCGATGTATACACTCTAAGTCGAGATGCATTTCAAGAAATCTTAAAACACCATCCAAGTTTTGCCACTCATATCCAACACATTGCATCAGAACGAAAACAACACCAAGCTAGTTTTACAATCCCTAAGGAACCAAATTCCAATTCGTAA
- a CDS encoding ParA family protein, giving the protein MKVISVSNIKGGSGKSTTAAHLACALARRGKTLVVDMDMQGDLTDFSLPDLDLNVLDETNVMSVLLGLKPISACIRKTKHFDVLPSTLSLAKLTKYNPDSASLCLQFKRSLEEIRREYQFVVIDTPGSAKHELTTAIYNSELILIPVTPSKWTIRAVNLLLDEISQTETIFSQKKKIAFVPSLFGPGKKHRDLLEKLKAIEEIPTLGEIPKSESIKVKTEKQEHLKKDTNAWHAFDRLADETIALVDPEHSILNLRI; this is encoded by the coding sequence ATGAAGGTGATTTCAGTTTCCAACATCAAAGGGGGAAGTGGTAAATCCACAACAGCTGCCCATTTGGCATGTGCCTTAGCAAGACGGGGTAAAACACTGGTTGTGGACATGGACATGCAAGGGGATTTGACTGATTTTTCACTGCCTGATTTGGATTTGAATGTTTTGGATGAAACAAACGTAATGAGTGTCTTACTTGGGCTAAAACCTATTTCGGCTTGCATTCGTAAAACAAAACATTTTGATGTTCTGCCTTCCACTCTCAGTTTGGCAAAACTCACAAAATACAATCCAGACTCGGCAAGCCTATGTCTACAATTCAAACGTTCCCTTGAGGAAATTCGGAGGGAATATCAATTTGTTGTGATCGATACTCCTGGCTCTGCCAAACATGAACTGACAACTGCGATTTATAATTCAGAACTGATCCTCATTCCTGTGACTCCGAGTAAATGGACGATTCGTGCTGTGAATTTACTTTTGGATGAAATCTCTCAAACAGAAACAATTTTTAGCCAAAAGAAAAAAATCGCCTTTGTTCCATCGCTGTTTGGGCCTGGGAAAAAACACCGAGACCTCTTAGAAAAATTAAAAGCCATTGAAGAAATTCCAACCTTAGGAGAGATTCCAAAATCGGAATCGATCAAGGTGAAAACAGAAAAACAGGAGCATTTGAAAAAAGATACCAATGCATGGCATGCGTTTGATCGATTGGCAGATGAAACCATTGCCCTCGTTGACCCAGAACATTCTATTTTGAATTTACGAATTTAG
- a CDS encoding YopX family protein gives MAFTIRFRVWDKQEKEFSQKGFSLTLDGKLLKFGQPISNEDNYIVNCFTGLKDKYDKDLYEEDIIEHTVAKGGNLTQHTGIIRYNNEHGAFYLENGPPLLQLFSIRKVGNPYENPILYDLYLKSKS, from the coding sequence ATGGCATTCACGATTCGATTCCGAGTTTGGGACAAACAAGAGAAGGAATTTTCTCAAAAGGGTTTTAGTTTAACTTTAGATGGCAAATTACTAAAATTTGGTCAACCTATCTCGAATGAAGACAATTATATTGTTAATTGTTTCACTGGCTTAAAAGATAAATATGACAAAGATTTGTACGAAGAAGACATCATTGAACATACAGTGGCGAAGGGTGGGAATTTAACTCAACATACGGGCATTATACGATATAACAATGAACATGGGGCGTTTTATTTAGAAAATGGCCCTCCTCTCCTCCAATTGTTTTCCATTCGAAAAGTAGGAAACCCTTACGAAAATCCAATTCTATATGATTTATATCTAAAAAGTAAGTCTTGA
- a CDS encoding tetratricopeptide repeat protein, with product MQKTKDKLDLDDFSPKRFRFGFSNGGPALLHKESLNHEVFWFCQKYIAKYHSNYPYPRLKEDIRSHLTDLYGDISQNFLSGRPSFTCFTGWKQGSSLLKIHFFLNEDEFFPFRYDYYNSNGQLYLTEEDETKNGKKDSFTYYQSSGCPKEITKDKNDFGGMDEWWYFQNCKLVRIEYDANENGFKERICYYENDKETHCEGVGEKEEREATFLESQEKWKEALKFYRKSLSEYKKEVSNGTLRTCSLLKKIANIEYNEKDFVSFTKTLDEFFSYRVCESDSLDVLLYKSYYYLYVLNDYTSAKESYKKTAEIYRKTNGEISPEISLNLAYAYLMSNEPKACLASMEKLNFRRLMPYPRFFLFYYRGSCELSLGNFEEAYTNLKRAQIIGGEKVFLPIVYYKLARVSYATKRESEGKLWAEQALFNDLDLFQKMEKDPIFLPFLESSNGKSYRRKYYLNKVQKP from the coding sequence ATGCAAAAAACCAAAGACAAACTGGATTTAGATGATTTTAGTCCCAAACGATTTCGTTTTGGATTTTCGAATGGAGGTCCTGCTTTACTTCACAAAGAATCTTTGAATCATGAAGTATTTTGGTTTTGTCAAAAATACATTGCCAAATATCATTCCAACTATCCATACCCAAGACTAAAAGAAGACATTCGATCTCACCTAACAGATCTATATGGAGATATTTCACAAAATTTCTTAAGTGGAAGACCAAGTTTCACCTGTTTTACTGGATGGAAACAAGGAAGTTCTCTCTTAAAAATTCACTTTTTCTTAAACGAAGATGAATTTTTCCCCTTCCGATATGACTATTATAACTCAAATGGACAACTCTATCTGACAGAAGAAGACGAAACTAAAAACGGTAAAAAAGATAGTTTTACCTATTACCAAAGTTCAGGTTGCCCCAAGGAAATTACAAAAGATAAAAATGATTTTGGTGGTATGGATGAATGGTGGTATTTCCAAAACTGTAAATTGGTCAGAATCGAATATGATGCGAACGAAAATGGATTTAAAGAACGAATCTGTTATTATGAAAATGATAAAGAAACTCATTGTGAAGGTGTCGGTGAAAAAGAGGAACGAGAAGCCACGTTTTTAGAATCGCAAGAGAAATGGAAAGAGGCGCTTAAATTCTACCGGAAGTCTCTTTCGGAATACAAAAAAGAAGTTTCCAACGGAACACTACGCACCTGTTCTTTACTGAAAAAAATCGCGAATATAGAATACAATGAAAAAGATTTCGTATCATTTACAAAAACTCTTGATGAATTTTTTTCTTATCGGGTTTGTGAATCGGATTCTTTGGATGTTTTACTCTACAAATCTTATTATTATCTATATGTATTAAATGATTATACATCAGCGAAAGAAAGTTACAAAAAGACAGCAGAAATCTATCGAAAAACAAATGGAGAAATCAGCCCAGAAATCTCACTCAATCTAGCGTATGCCTATCTCATGTCTAATGAGCCTAAGGCTTGTTTAGCGAGTATGGAAAAATTGAATTTCAGAAGACTCATGCCGTATCCTCGATTTTTTTTGTTTTATTACCGAGGCTCGTGTGAACTCAGTCTTGGAAATTTTGAAGAAGCGTATACCAATCTCAAACGAGCACAAATCATAGGTGGGGAGAAAGTATTTTTACCCATTGTCTATTATAAATTGGCACGAGTATCGTATGCCACCAAACGAGAGAGTGAAGGAAAACTATGGGCCGAACAAGCCCTCTTCAATGATTTAGACCTTTTCCAAAAAATGGAAAAGGACCCCATCTTCTTACCATTTTTAGAATCTTCAAACGGCAAATCCTACCGAAGAAAATATTACTTGAATAAAGTACAAAAGCCATGA
- a CDS encoding long-chain fatty acid--CoA ligase, whose amino-acid sequence MKNFTTLNDVFYYAKRTYGSREMFFAKDNAKNFKGRTFSDIFHEAENLALSLLQLGLQPGDRIGLMADNRTEWAIADIATLLNGAVNVPRGSDSTAQEIEYILSHSESKYCFVEHEKLLDSLKPIFSKTKVEKVIILDPNFVSNDPFVINMATLVKEGEGLRKNLPSLELRSKQVKPDDLFTIIYTSGTTGMPKGVMLSHQNMVYNVVKVPPRVGLKSSDRTLSILPVWHIFERAIDYAIIAEGASIAYTNIRDLRDDFQKIKPSFMASAPRLWENLYLGIKQKLEKAPENKKKLFDFAYDICKKFKDGQDYLAGNKLLTKEESPFERMKNTTLSIGYVLNLFLLAKVLDGLVFSKIRDVLGGQLTGTISGGGALPSHVDEFFNVIGIPVYEGYGMTECAPIISVRSVGHVVQGSVGKWPDGTAVRVVNEQGESVPKGKMGVIHVKGPQVMKGYYKNEEATKKAIVDGWMNTGDLGFISFNDTLSVRGRVKDTIVLLGGENVEPVPIENLLLENPMINQVIVVGQDQKSLTALIWPDKERMKEAGLQWKEGEDLNQNKEIRQYYQNIVKKQISSENGFKSFEKLSDFRFLPKAMEVGDELTNLFKMKRNVIHDKYQDLIKSMY is encoded by the coding sequence ATGAAAAATTTTACGACACTGAATGATGTATTTTATTATGCCAAGAGAACCTACGGTTCCAGGGAAATGTTTTTTGCGAAAGACAATGCTAAAAATTTTAAAGGACGCACTTTTTCTGACATCTTTCACGAAGCTGAAAATTTAGCTTTATCCTTATTGCAATTGGGTCTGCAACCAGGAGATCGTATCGGTCTTATGGCAGATAACAGAACAGAATGGGCCATTGCTGACATCGCTACTTTGTTAAACGGAGCCGTCAATGTTCCAAGGGGATCTGACTCCACAGCGCAGGAAATTGAATACATTCTTAGCCACTCAGAAAGCAAATATTGTTTTGTAGAACATGAAAAACTATTGGATAGTTTGAAACCTATCTTTTCCAAAACAAAAGTAGAAAAAGTCATTATCCTTGATCCAAACTTTGTCTCCAATGATCCTTTTGTGATCAATATGGCAACCCTTGTAAAAGAAGGAGAAGGATTGCGAAAGAACCTACCTTCGCTGGAACTCAGATCCAAACAAGTAAAACCTGATGACCTCTTCACCATCATCTACACATCCGGTACTACAGGCATGCCAAAAGGGGTGATGTTATCCCACCAGAATATGGTTTACAATGTGGTCAAAGTACCACCAAGAGTGGGACTCAAATCCTCAGACAGAACACTTTCCATCCTTCCCGTTTGGCATATCTTTGAGAGGGCGATAGATTATGCAATCATCGCAGAAGGAGCTTCCATTGCTTACACAAACATTCGTGACCTACGCGACGATTTTCAAAAAATCAAACCAAGTTTTATGGCATCTGCTCCAAGACTATGGGAAAACCTATACCTCGGCATCAAACAGAAGTTAGAAAAAGCTCCCGAAAACAAAAAGAAACTTTTTGATTTCGCATATGACATCTGCAAAAAGTTCAAAGATGGACAAGACTATCTTGCTGGAAACAAACTACTGACAAAGGAAGAATCCCCTTTTGAACGAATGAAAAACACAACTCTATCGATTGGTTATGTGTTAAATTTGTTTTTACTTGCTAAAGTATTGGACGGACTTGTTTTTTCCAAGATTAGAGACGTACTCGGCGGCCAGCTAACAGGAACCATTTCTGGAGGAGGAGCTTTGCCTTCCCATGTGGATGAGTTTTTTAATGTGATTGGTATTCCTGTGTATGAAGGATATGGGATGACGGAATGTGCTCCGATCATTTCAGTCAGATCAGTGGGACACGTAGTACAAGGATCGGTTGGAAAATGGCCTGATGGAACTGCCGTAAGAGTTGTGAACGAGCAAGGAGAATCGGTTCCCAAAGGAAAAATGGGAGTCATCCACGTCAAAGGCCCACAAGTAATGAAAGGGTATTATAAAAACGAAGAAGCCACTAAAAAAGCCATCGTAGATGGTTGGATGAACACTGGCGACTTAGGTTTTATCTCTTTTAACGATACTCTATCGGTTAGAGGGCGTGTGAAAGATACCATTGTCCTACTGGGTGGTGAAAATGTGGAACCAGTCCCAATCGAAAACTTACTACTCGAAAATCCAATGATAAACCAAGTGATCGTCGTTGGACAAGACCAAAAGTCTTTAACAGCTCTGATTTGGCCCGACAAAGAACGAATGAAAGAAGCTGGATTACAATGGAAAGAAGGCGAAGATCTGAACCAAAACAAAGAGATAAGACAATACTATCAAAATATTGTAAAAAAACAAATCTCTTCGGAGAATGGATTCAAATCCTTTGAAAAATTGTCTGACTTCCGTTTTTTACCGAAAGCAATGGAAGTTGGTGATGAACTCACAAACCTCTTCAAGATGAAACGAAATGTCATCCATGACAAGTATCAGGACCTAATCAAATCTATGTATTAA